In a genomic window of Aggregatimonas sangjinii:
- a CDS encoding hydrolase: MKTKIFLYLFIFTALISLYLFVSSGKMAAAKDDKIIALQDEVAVLKDSVQKSQLSVLDMQYFSLQNNDDALAYYDHLAIEDPTRYISDKLLETNEKSGDNPLIPYEGMESDFKINRIKLLNHKWIIADFSDGKYWGELLIKYELKDDLGVDFTMMDHLLYTRSQ; the protein is encoded by the coding sequence ATGAAAACCAAGATATTTCTCTACCTATTTATTTTCACGGCCCTGATCAGCTTGTACCTGTTTGTAAGCAGTGGAAAAATGGCAGCTGCCAAGGATGATAAAATTATCGCTTTGCAAGATGAAGTGGCCGTCTTAAAAGATTCCGTTCAAAAATCGCAATTGTCGGTGTTGGACATGCAATATTTTTCGCTGCAAAACAATGATGATGCCTTGGCGTATTACGACCATTTGGCTATTGAAGACCCTACACGCTATATATCCGATAAATTACTTGAAACCAACGAGAAATCAGGTGACAACCCTTTAATACCATACGAGGGAATGGAAAGTGATTTTAAGATCAACCGTATTAAACTTTTAAACCACAAATGGATAATCGCCGACTTTTCCGATGGAAAATATTGGGGCGAGCTGCTGATCAAATACGAGTTGAAAGACGATTTGGGAGTCGATTTTACCATGATGGACCATTTACTGTATACTCGAAGTCAATAG
- the bcp gene encoding thioredoxin-dependent thiol peroxidase — MKMLKVGDKVPDFISKDQDGTIIKLSDYLGSKLIIFFYPRANTPGCTAEACNLRDNYSELKAQGYELLGVSEDSSKKQSNFKNKYDLPFPLLADEDHTVINTFGVWGPKKFMGREFDGLLRTTFIIDEKGVVEKVIEKVKTKDHAAQLLD; from the coding sequence ATGAAAATGTTGAAAGTAGGGGATAAGGTTCCCGATTTTATTTCTAAAGATCAGGACGGTACCATTATCAAACTGTCGGATTACTTGGGCTCTAAACTCATCATCTTTTTTTATCCCAGGGCCAATACGCCCGGCTGTACTGCCGAAGCTTGTAATTTAAGGGATAATTATTCAGAGTTAAAAGCGCAGGGGTACGAATTACTGGGGGTGAGCGAGGATTCTTCCAAAAAGCAATCGAATTTTAAAAACAAATACGACCTACCTTTTCCGTTGCTCGCCGATGAAGACCATACCGTGATCAATACCTTTGGGGTTTGGGGGCCTAAAAAATTCATGGGAAGGGAATTCGACGGCCTGTTGCGGACAACTTTTATCATAGATGAAAAGGGAGTAGTAGAAAAAGTTATCGAAAAAGTAAAGACCAAGGACCACGCGGCGCAACTATTGGATTAG
- a CDS encoding TonB-dependent receptor, producing MASVLKRDTAFENIPSIKSKTLRINLNPDIYGTFAEIGAGQETARHFFRSGGASGTIAKAMSAYDKDFSDAIYGIEKDGRYVTQPRLKKMLAHEMKLMEERISREKHPERLFFSYANTVATIDFSKRYKGHGWIGIRFQLEPGQKDYDEIIIHVRFKQNEARLQQETLGILGVNLIYGAFYKYDKPRKMLKYLYDHIDKDTIEIDMINFNGPNFKNVDNRLISLQLIRNDMTDAVMFGPDGNNLLPAAILYKKNILALRGSFRPVTKVNMDMFKKSYDIFLRDQDVDQERTIVIFEITLSNLKASGEIDERDFMDRAELLCSLGHTVMISKFQEYYKLVEYFNNYTKAKIGLTMGVNNLVDVFDEKYYRHLSGGILEAFGKLFFKELQVYLYPMKNAETGQVMTSNNVKVHPRMKELYKFFKYNGKVMDIIDYDPEIMHIFSRDALKKLIHNEEGWEDMLPEGIAEIIKERNLFSRKHLPSEEEIKESKEVS from the coding sequence ATGGCATCAGTTCTAAAAAGGGATACGGCATTTGAAAATATTCCCTCAATAAAATCAAAAACCCTTCGCATTAACCTTAACCCCGATATCTACGGGACCTTTGCCGAAATAGGCGCAGGTCAGGAAACCGCAAGACATTTTTTTCGATCCGGGGGTGCATCGGGAACCATTGCCAAAGCCATGAGCGCATATGACAAAGACTTTAGCGATGCCATTTATGGAATCGAAAAAGACGGGCGCTATGTGACCCAACCCAGACTAAAAAAAATGCTCGCCCATGAGATGAAACTGATGGAAGAACGCATCAGTCGCGAAAAACATCCCGAACGACTGTTTTTTTCCTATGCCAATACGGTGGCGACCATCGATTTTTCAAAGCGCTATAAAGGCCACGGTTGGATCGGGATTCGATTTCAACTAGAACCTGGCCAAAAAGACTATGACGAGATTATCATACATGTGCGCTTCAAACAAAACGAAGCGCGCCTGCAACAAGAAACATTGGGTATTCTTGGTGTGAATCTGATTTACGGAGCTTTCTATAAATATGACAAGCCCCGTAAAATGTTGAAATACCTTTACGATCATATCGATAAGGATACCATTGAAATAGACATGATCAACTTCAATGGCCCGAATTTCAAGAATGTCGACAACCGCTTGATCAGTCTCCAACTTATCCGAAACGACATGACCGATGCCGTGATGTTCGGACCGGATGGCAACAATCTACTCCCAGCGGCTATATTGTATAAAAAAAACATTCTTGCCCTGCGCGGTAGCTTTAGGCCGGTGACAAAGGTAAATATGGATATGTTCAAAAAATCGTATGATATCTTTCTTCGCGACCAGGATGTTGACCAGGAAAGGACCATCGTCATTTTTGAGATTACCCTGTCGAATTTGAAGGCCTCCGGCGAGATAGACGAACGTGATTTTATGGATCGGGCCGAGCTACTCTGTTCTTTGGGCCATACGGTAATGATTTCAAAATTTCAGGAGTACTACAAACTTGTGGAATACTTTAATAATTACACCAAGGCGAAAATAGGTCTCACTATGGGTGTTAACAATCTCGTAGATGTCTTTGATGAAAAATACTATCGGCATTTGAGCGGTGGTATTCTAGAAGCCTTTGGTAAGCTCTTTTTCAAAGAACTTCAGGTGTACCTTTACCCGATGAAAAACGCCGAAACCGGACAGGTGATGACCAGTAATAATGTCAAGGTCCACCCGCGAATGAAGGAGTTGTACAAGTTTTTCAAGTACAACGGAAAGGTTATGGATATCATAGACTATGACCCTGAAATCATGCACATTTTTTCTCGGGATGCGCTCAAAAAATTGATCCATAACGAGGAAGGGTGGGAAGATATGCTTCCTGAGGGAATTGCCGAAATCATAAAAGAGCGAAACCTTTTCTCTCGAAAACACCTGCCTTCCGAAGAAGAAATCAAAGAGAGTAAGGAAGTATCTTAG
- a CDS encoding MBL fold metallo-hydrolase: MTNGLKITFLGTGTSQGVPIIGSEHPVCLSKDPKDKRLRVSVLLSWDEYNYVIDCGPDFRQQMLANPIARLDGILFTHEHADHTAGIDDIRPFFFRQGDIPIYAHERVVTALKRRFDYIFVDENRYPGAPSVAIHSIEKNVPFSIGNTTVTPIEAYHNRLPVFGFRVKDFTYLTDVKTVPPDEIEKIKGTKVLVINALRIEAHHSHFNLEEALDFVTQIKPKTAYFTHISHLLGFHKEVEKNLPENVYLAYDNLTISV; this comes from the coding sequence ATGACAAACGGATTAAAAATTACGTTTTTAGGTACTGGTACGTCGCAAGGAGTGCCCATAATCGGTAGTGAACATCCCGTATGCCTGAGCAAAGACCCCAAAGATAAAAGACTACGCGTTTCGGTTCTACTGTCTTGGGATGAGTATAACTATGTAATTGATTGCGGCCCCGATTTTAGACAACAAATGCTCGCCAATCCGATTGCGCGATTAGATGGCATTCTTTTTACACACGAACATGCCGATCATACGGCCGGCATTGATGACATACGTCCCTTTTTCTTTAGACAGGGCGATATTCCGATTTATGCACACGAACGTGTGGTGACCGCTTTAAAGAGACGTTTTGACTACATCTTTGTAGATGAAAATAGATACCCTGGCGCGCCATCCGTGGCCATTCATTCCATTGAGAAAAATGTTCCTTTTTCAATCGGGAATACCACGGTAACACCTATTGAGGCCTACCACAATAGATTGCCGGTATTCGGGTTTCGCGTAAAGGATTTTACCTATTTGACCGATGTTAAGACAGTACCGCCCGATGAAATAGAAAAAATAAAGGGTACAAAGGTGTTGGTAATCAATGCCCTTCGAATAGAAGCACATCATTCCCATTTTAATTTAGAGGAAGCCCTGGATTTTGTTACCCAAATAAAGCCGAAAACCGCCTATTTCACCCATATTAGTCACTTACTTGGTTTTCATAAAGAAGTGGAAAAGAATTTACCCGAAAATGTATATTTGGCCTATGATAATCTAACCATATCGGTGTAG
- a CDS encoding alpha/beta hydrolase, whose product MTTAPLSLEHLIRPSNLEKGKAPVLFLLHGYGSNEEDLFSFAPELPEKYTIISVRAPYPMQPFGHAWYAINFDGQNGKWSDDEQAKESREKIVRFIDEACTTYGLDNTDVTLIGFSQGTILSYAVALSYPEKIKRVVGLSGYINKEIIIEGYQNNNFEQLKIYASHGQVDQVIPPEWAQRIPGILDQLNIDYVYEEFPVGHGVAPQNFYSFKKWLLENS is encoded by the coding sequence ATGACCACTGCTCCCCTATCTTTAGAACACCTTATACGACCTTCGAACCTTGAAAAAGGAAAAGCCCCTGTACTATTTCTGCTACACGGTTACGGTAGTAACGAAGAAGACCTATTCTCTTTTGCGCCTGAACTACCGGAGAAATACACTATCATTTCCGTTCGCGCTCCCTACCCGATGCAACCGTTCGGCCATGCCTGGTACGCCATAAATTTTGATGGGCAAAATGGAAAATGGAGTGATGACGAACAGGCCAAGGAGTCCCGTGAAAAAATCGTCCGGTTTATTGATGAAGCTTGCACTACCTACGGCCTCGACAATACCGATGTTACGCTCATCGGCTTTAGCCAAGGTACGATCCTAAGCTATGCGGTGGCCCTTTCCTATCCTGAAAAAATAAAAAGGGTGGTCGGACTAAGTGGATATATCAACAAAGAAATCATCATTGAGGGTTATCAAAACAACAATTTTGAGCAACTGAAAATCTATGCTTCCCACGGGCAGGTAGATCAGGTGATCCCACCGGAGTGGGCACAACGTATCCCGGGTATTTTAGACCAATTGAATATCGATTATGTGTATGAAGAATTCCCTGTGGGTCATGGGGTAGCTCCTCAAAACTTCTATTCGTTCAAGAAATGGTTGTTGGAAAATTCTTAG
- a CDS encoding dihydroorotase, which yields MDILLKSAKIVDPSNKGLHLKKRDILIKNGKIERIAGDITAAKKSKIIDYKNLHVSIGWFDSGVSFGEPGYEERETISNGLLTAGKSGFTDVVLNPSSNPVPDSSSDIIFLKNAANKEVTQLHPLGNVTVQGKGEHLAELFDMKNAGAVGFSDAKNPIGNPNLLKIALQYSQNFDGLVYSFPMDEKIAGKGIVNEGAMSTQLGLKGIPPLAEELQIARDLFILEYTGGKLHIPTISTAGAVKLIAAAKKKGLDVSCSVAIHNLWFTDDKLTDFDTNFKTMPPLREKNDVVALKKGLEKGTIDFVTTDHTPMDIEQKRIEFDNAAYGTIGLESAFGILNQLFDLETTITLLTKGRERYGLACPTLQEGQQANLTLFEPSKAYTLEMENLNSTSVNSAFLQTTLKGSIYGIIRNNKVII from the coding sequence ATGGATATACTGCTCAAATCGGCTAAAATAGTGGACCCTTCGAACAAGGGGCTCCATTTGAAAAAAAGGGACATCCTGATAAAAAATGGTAAAATCGAGCGGATTGCGGGAGACATCACTGCCGCTAAAAAAAGTAAAATCATCGATTACAAAAACCTGCATGTATCCATAGGTTGGTTCGATAGTGGGGTAAGTTTCGGTGAGCCCGGTTACGAGGAGCGGGAAACAATATCGAATGGACTTTTGACCGCTGGAAAAAGCGGCTTTACCGATGTGGTCTTAAACCCGAGCTCGAATCCGGTGCCCGATAGCAGTTCCGATATTATCTTCCTAAAAAACGCAGCCAACAAAGAAGTGACACAACTACATCCGCTAGGCAACGTTACGGTACAGGGTAAAGGGGAACATTTGGCCGAATTATTCGACATGAAAAACGCGGGCGCGGTCGGGTTTAGCGATGCCAAAAATCCCATAGGAAATCCCAATCTCCTGAAAATCGCCTTGCAATACAGCCAAAATTTCGATGGGCTCGTATATTCTTTTCCGATGGATGAAAAAATCGCCGGTAAAGGAATCGTAAACGAAGGAGCGATGTCTACACAATTGGGCTTAAAAGGCATTCCGCCTTTGGCGGAAGAACTACAAATAGCTAGGGATCTTTTTATCCTGGAGTACACCGGAGGTAAACTACATATCCCGACCATTTCAACGGCAGGCGCGGTGAAGTTGATTGCTGCAGCAAAGAAAAAAGGGCTCGACGTGAGTTGCAGTGTGGCGATACATAATCTCTGGTTTACAGATGACAAGCTTACTGATTTCGACACCAACTTCAAAACGATGCCGCCTTTACGGGAAAAGAACGATGTGGTCGCCCTCAAAAAAGGCCTTGAAAAAGGAACTATCGATTTTGTGACCACCGACCATACCCCAATGGATATCGAACAGAAAAGAATCGAGTTCGATAATGCCGCCTATGGCACGATCGGACTTGAAAGTGCTTTCGGGATTTTGAACCAGCTCTTTGATTTGGAAACCACCATCACACTCTTGACCAAAGGGCGGGAACGGTACGGCCTGGCCTGTCCCACTTTACAAGAAGGCCAACAAGCCAACCTTACCTTGTTCGAACCTTCAAAGGCCTACACCTTAGAAATGGAAAATCTGAACAGCACTTCAGTAAATTCGGCATTCCTACAAACCACATTAAAAGGTTCGATTTATGGGATAATCCGTAACAATAAGGTAATAATCTAG
- a CDS encoding BatA domain-containing protein, whose product MQFKHPELLWGLLLLLIPIIIHLFQLRRFKKTPFTNVKFLKKVVSESRRSNTLKKWLLLAARMLLLACLVIAFAQPFLAGKTALLEKETVIYLDDSFSMQAKAVDGTLFENAVQSLVKSLPETKKISLFTNKEVFRNVTLPEIRNDLLALKTTAEQLRLDEVRLKANTFFSSDTGTDKNLILISDFQQRFASHALDSTNNFKTFLVRLAPESTANVSLDSVYLQNDGENLELTVLLNTNGETESTPVSLFNGGQLIAKTAAVFDDTEKTSINFTLPKNETIKGKLQITDAGLQYDNHLYFSLNKKDNIKVLSIGSESDDYLQRIFTKDEFDYKNTTLKSLDYSQLEEQNLIVLNELPSIPTAMTTSLRSFTENGGSLVILPSNAMDVLSYNTFTGNYFSTAYGYKMTDGRNITKINFSHPLYQDVFEQKVTNFQYPNVSSYFTLKTNAPALLSFQDDQPFLVGADDVYFFTAPLSNQNSNYKNSPLIVPTFYNMGKSSLQLPELYTVLGRNATIDIATALADDRVVKAVKGEYEFIPQQRSFSNRVQLGFDQNPEEDGIYEIKNGDNTIQDISFNYQREESELVYASSIGSDNTVETNSIPALFESIEKDNSINELWKWFVILALLFMVLELLIQKYL is encoded by the coding sequence ATGCAGTTTAAACATCCAGAACTTCTTTGGGGCTTACTTCTACTACTGATTCCTATTATCATTCATCTGTTTCAACTCCGCAGATTTAAAAAAACGCCTTTTACCAACGTTAAGTTTCTCAAAAAGGTCGTCTCGGAATCCCGACGCAGTAACACCTTAAAAAAATGGCTGTTGTTGGCCGCGAGAATGCTTTTATTGGCCTGTCTGGTCATTGCGTTTGCGCAACCATTTTTAGCGGGGAAGACGGCACTTTTGGAAAAAGAGACCGTTATCTATCTTGATGACTCCTTTAGTATGCAAGCCAAGGCGGTTGATGGTACTCTATTTGAAAATGCAGTTCAGTCCTTGGTGAAATCGTTGCCGGAAACCAAAAAAATCAGCCTGTTTACGAATAAGGAAGTCTTTAGGAACGTAACCTTACCTGAAATACGGAACGACTTACTTGCCCTGAAGACCACTGCCGAGCAATTGCGACTAGATGAAGTGCGGCTTAAGGCAAACACATTTTTCAGTTCCGACACGGGTACTGATAAAAATTTGATACTTATCTCCGATTTTCAACAGCGCTTTGCGTCCCACGCCCTAGATAGCACCAACAATTTTAAGACCTTCTTGGTTCGGTTAGCGCCGGAAAGCACTGCCAACGTCTCGCTAGACTCCGTTTATTTGCAAAATGATGGCGAAAATCTTGAACTTACCGTACTGCTAAATACCAACGGGGAAACGGAGAGTACTCCCGTATCGCTGTTTAATGGTGGGCAGTTGATAGCGAAGACCGCAGCGGTATTTGACGATACCGAAAAAACAAGCATAAATTTTACCCTTCCAAAAAACGAGACGATAAAGGGGAAGTTGCAAATAACGGATGCCGGCTTGCAATACGACAACCACCTATACTTTAGTTTGAACAAAAAAGACAACATTAAAGTGCTTTCTATCGGCAGCGAAAGTGACGACTACCTGCAACGGATTTTCACCAAAGACGAGTTCGATTATAAGAACACCACCCTCAAAAGCCTGGATTATAGCCAGCTTGAGGAACAAAATCTTATCGTTCTAAATGAACTGCCGAGTATTCCCACCGCGATGACTACGAGTTTGAGGTCTTTTACCGAGAACGGAGGCAGTCTGGTCATCTTGCCTTCGAATGCCATGGATGTCTTGTCGTACAATACTTTTACCGGCAACTATTTCAGCACGGCGTACGGCTATAAAATGACCGACGGTAGAAACATCACGAAAATCAACTTTTCCCATCCGCTATATCAAGATGTTTTTGAACAAAAAGTGACCAATTTCCAATATCCAAACGTATCCAGCTACTTTACTTTAAAAACGAATGCCCCTGCCCTACTTTCGTTTCAGGATGACCAACCTTTTTTGGTCGGTGCCGATGATGTCTACTTTTTCACCGCACCCTTATCCAATCAAAATTCGAACTATAAAAATTCTCCCTTGATCGTTCCCACCTTCTATAATATGGGGAAAAGTAGTTTACAACTCCCGGAGTTGTATACCGTCTTAGGCAGGAATGCAACTATCGACATCGCCACGGCCTTAGCGGATGATCGGGTTGTAAAGGCCGTAAAAGGGGAATATGAATTTATCCCACAACAACGTTCGTTCTCGAACCGGGTGCAGCTCGGTTTCGACCAAAATCCAGAGGAAGATGGTATTTATGAGATCAAAAATGGGGATAACACCATTCAGGATATCAGTTTCAATTATCAACGCGAAGAGAGCGAACTGGTCTACGCAAGCTCGATAGGCAGTGACAATACGGTGGAGACGAACTCAATACCTGCCCTTTTCGAATCGATTGAAAAAGACAACAGCATCAACGAGCTTTGGAAATGGTTTGTTATTTTAGCACTGCTTTTTATGGTGTTGGAACTACTGATACAAAAATACCTGTGA
- a CDS encoding sigma-70 family RNA polymerase sigma factor: MEEFIEDAVLIKRYINGDERALSTLVNRHNSRISGFIYSKVNNRDITEDIFQDTFIKVIRTLKRGTYSEEGKFLPWVMRIAHNLIIDHFRKSSRMPMFEGSDTFNIFSVVSDDELDMERQMIKNQIDCDLNLLIEELPKDQKEVLLMRIYKDMSFKEISDNTGVSINTALGRMRYALINLRKVIDKHNIALTI, translated from the coding sequence ATGGAAGAATTTATCGAAGACGCCGTTCTTATCAAACGCTACATTAACGGAGACGAAAGAGCATTATCTACCCTAGTCAATAGACACAATTCCCGAATTAGCGGTTTCATCTATTCCAAAGTCAACAATAGGGATATTACCGAAGATATTTTTCAGGATACCTTTATCAAAGTTATCAGAACCCTAAAACGCGGTACGTACAGCGAAGAAGGCAAATTTCTGCCCTGGGTCATGCGCATTGCCCATAATTTAATCATTGACCATTTTAGAAAATCAAGTCGAATGCCCATGTTCGAGGGTAGTGATACTTTCAATATTTTTTCCGTGGTGAGCGATGATGAATTGGATATGGAAAGGCAAATGATCAAGAACCAAATCGACTGTGATCTAAATCTTCTGATCGAAGAATTGCCCAAGGACCAAAAAGAGGTGCTTTTGATGCGTATATATAAGGATATGAGTTTTAAGGAGATTTCCGATAATACCGGAGTTAGCATCAATACCGCCCTGGGAAGAATGCGCTATGCCCTTATTAATCTTAGGAAGGTCATCGACAAGCACAATATTGCTTTAACGATTTAA
- a CDS encoding RNA polymerase sigma factor — protein sequence MNSQIEDSVLVSSYIQGDEKALEVLINRHNQRISSFIYSKVLDRDVTEDIFQDTFIKVIKTLKKGSYSEEGKFLPWVMRIAHNLVIDHFRRNKRMPMFEGTDDFNIFSVIGDDKLNAEKQLIKNQIDSDLKSLIEELPDDQKEVLLMRIYKDMSFKEISENTGVSINTALGRMRYALINLRKIIEKNNIVLTN from the coding sequence ATGAACTCTCAAATTGAAGACTCAGTATTAGTAAGCAGTTACATCCAAGGTGATGAAAAAGCGTTGGAAGTTTTAATCAACAGACACAATCAGAGAATCTCTAGCTTCATCTATTCCAAGGTTTTGGATAGGGATGTAACCGAGGATATTTTTCAAGATACCTTTATAAAGGTAATCAAGACATTAAAGAAAGGTTCGTATAGCGAAGAGGGAAAATTTTTACCATGGGTTATGCGTATTGCGCACAACTTGGTTATCGACCATTTTAGAAGAAACAAAAGAATGCCGATGTTCGAAGGTACCGATGATTTCAATATTTTTTCGGTTATCGGAGATGATAAATTGAATGCCGAGAAGCAATTGATCAAAAATCAAATCGATAGCGATTTAAAATCACTCATCGAAGAATTACCGGACGATCAGAAAGAAGTGCTATTGATGCGCATTTACAAGGATATGAGTTTCAAGGAAATCTCTGAAAATACAGGCGTTAGCATTAATACGGCTCTTGGTAGAATGCGTTATGCCTTGATCAACCTTCGGAAAATCATTGAAAAGAACAATATTGTTTTGACCAACTAG
- a CDS encoding response regulator transcription factor, with translation MNSKILKVIIIDGNPQSYIDYKSYFEEYTDFTLNGVYASVDAALFEYETIQPDIIISEVQLPLVNGIEGLKRFRKIDANVKVIMTGQQSGIEVIKKAFKHGANGFLTKPFTSKRLYHALDSVKKEGAVIGNDVAKMIISTFRPKSYEAFSERENQIIDYLSQGATYKTIAEKLFVTASAVNFHIQNIYLKLNVNSKSEALLKLQEIG, from the coding sequence ATGAATTCAAAAATTTTAAAAGTAATTATCATTGACGGTAATCCGCAGTCCTATATCGATTACAAAAGTTATTTTGAAGAATACACCGATTTCACCTTGAACGGCGTTTACGCTTCAGTAGATGCAGCGCTCTTTGAATATGAGACCATACAACCTGATATCATCATCTCGGAAGTACAACTACCCTTGGTTAATGGTATAGAAGGTTTAAAGCGTTTTCGAAAAATTGATGCGAATGTAAAGGTGATCATGACAGGACAACAAAGCGGTATCGAAGTAATCAAAAAAGCCTTCAAACACGGGGCCAATGGTTTTCTTACCAAACCCTTTACAAGCAAAAGACTGTATCATGCACTTGATTCCGTTAAAAAAGAAGGGGCCGTTATCGGTAACGACGTAGCCAAGATGATCATATCGACCTTTCGACCAAAATCATACGAGGCTTTTTCCGAAAGGGAAAACCAGATCATCGACTATTTGAGTCAAGGTGCGACCTATAAGACCATCGCCGAAAAACTATTTGTTACGGCGAGTGCAGTGAATTTTCACATTCAAAATATATACCTGAAACTGAACGTCAATTCGAAATCCGAGGCGCTTTTAAAACTTCAAGAAATAGGATAG
- a CDS encoding endonuclease III domain-containing protein, with the protein MTKAEKVAFTIKTLQELYPTIPVPLEHKDPYTLLIAVLLSAQSTDVRVNKITPLLFARADNPFDMVKMSVDEIREIIKPVGLSPMKSKGIHGLSHILIDRYDGKVPEDMALLEELPAVGHKTASVVVSQAFGIPAFPVDTHIHRLMYRWGFTNGKNVVQTERDAKRLFPKELWNDLHLQIIWYGREYSPARGWDLEKDIITKTIGRKTVLSAYHKKKAR; encoded by the coding sequence ATGACCAAAGCCGAAAAAGTAGCGTTTACCATAAAAACCCTTCAAGAACTTTACCCGACCATACCCGTACCTTTAGAACACAAAGATCCCTATACCTTGCTTATTGCGGTATTACTGTCTGCACAGAGCACCGATGTTCGGGTCAATAAAATCACACCCTTACTGTTTGCAAGAGCGGACAACCCCTTTGATATGGTAAAAATGTCAGTGGACGAGATTCGGGAAATCATAAAGCCGGTCGGGCTCTCTCCAATGAAGTCTAAGGGAATTCACGGTCTTTCACATATACTTATCGACAGATATGACGGTAAAGTCCCTGAGGATATGGCACTTTTGGAGGAGTTGCCCGCTGTAGGCCATAAAACGGCCAGCGTCGTCGTATCCCAAGCTTTCGGTATTCCCGCTTTTCCGGTCGACACCCACATTCATAGATTGATGTACCGTTGGGGCTTTACCAATGGTAAGAATGTAGTGCAAACCGAGAGGGACGCCAAACGACTCTTTCCCAAGGAATTATGGAACGACCTTCATTTGCAGATTATTTGGTACGGTCGGGAATATAGTCCGGCTAGAGGTTGGGATTTGGAAAAAGATATTATCACTAAAACAATTGGTAGAAAAACAGTGTTGAGTGCATACCATAAAAAAAAGGCCCGCTGA
- a CDS encoding glycosyltransferase family 2 protein gives MQGPVISILIPFKNTAAYIAECLESIVQQSFSNWEVLAVNDHATDGSLRIVNDFMAKDKRIKCFSNKGSGIIEALRTAYANSKGLLITRMDSDDIMPPNKLQYMSAALLANGRGHIAIGQVQYFSESGISNGYQRYQDWLNKLTQGGVNYTEIYKECVIPSPCWMTYREDLDACGAFEPHRYPEDYDLAFRFYERGLKCIPCTELLHYWRDYDTRTSRTSEHYAQNYFLDIKLHYFLKLEYDIGRPLTVWGAGNKGKTIAKGLISKNIDFYWLCDNPNKIGKVIYDTEMMSYTVLKNLENPQSIVTVANDEAQAMIRNFFSGLQQTHAKDYFFFC, from the coding sequence ATGCAAGGACCGGTGATCAGCATACTTATTCCCTTCAAGAACACAGCCGCATACATAGCGGAATGTTTGGAATCCATCGTACAACAATCTTTTTCCAATTGGGAGGTTTTGGCCGTAAACGATCATGCTACCGACGGCAGTTTAAGGATAGTAAACGATTTTATGGCAAAGGACAAACGCATCAAATGTTTTTCGAATAAAGGGAGTGGTATTATCGAAGCACTAAGAACGGCCTATGCCAATAGCAAAGGATTGCTTATCACAAGAATGGACTCTGACGATATCATGCCCCCAAATAAATTACAGTACATGTCCGCCGCTTTACTGGCAAACGGACGGGGACATATTGCGATTGGTCAGGTACAGTATTTCTCGGAAAGTGGTATTAGCAACGGTTACCAACGTTATCAAGATTGGTTGAATAAGTTGACCCAAGGCGGCGTAAACTATACCGAAATCTATAAAGAATGCGTAATACCCTCTCCCTGCTGGATGACTTATAGGGAAGATCTGGATGCCTGTGGTGCTTTCGAACCCCATCGCTATCCCGAAGATTACGATCTGGCCTTTCGATTTTATGAGCGAGGATTAAAATGCATTCCCTGTACGGAGTTGCTCCATTATTGGAGGGACTACGACACTAGGACATCGCGTACGAGCGAGCATTACGCCCAAAACTACTTTCTAGATATCAAATTGCATTATTTTTTGAAACTGGAATATGATATCGGTCGGCCCTTGACGGTCTGGGGGGCGGGCAACAAAGGAAAGACCATTGCAAAAGGATTGATATCGAAAAATATCGATTTTTATTGGCTTTGCGATAATCCGAACAAAATAGGTAAGGTTATTTATGATACCGAAATGATGTCGTATACTGTATTGAAAAACCTTGAAAACCCCCAAAGTATCGTAACCGTTGCCAATGACGAAGCGCAAGCTATGATACGGAACTTCTTTTCCGGACTGCAACAAACGCATGCAAAGGACTATTTCTTTTTTTGTTGA